A genomic segment from Longimicrobiaceae bacterium encodes:
- a CDS encoding TauD/TfdA family dioxygenase, with amino-acid sequence MSVANEVEQVPGIAPEHDGRVQTGRLNGFPAAPVVVRPAEQGLVLADWAGENRPWLERMIHQAGAILLRGFGVEDVDEFQRFMLSASGELLPYTYRSSPRTQVKGNVFTSTEYPADQRIPFHTEMSYTSTWPMKIGFLSLIVAETGGETPIADSRRVYDRIPAEIRDRFERLGVMYVRNYTPWMDLPWQSVFQAETREEVDEFCRAAGIEAEWVDDDHLRTRQVCQGVAAHPTTGEKVWMNQAHLFHVSNLDPEMVEVMVEEFGEENLPRNTYYGDGSPIAPEVFAAIRAAYDAEALVFPWEKGDVLLLDNMLMAHARSPFTGERRVVVGMAEPHDSGWSQG; translated from the coding sequence ATGAGCGTTGCCAACGAAGTGGAGCAGGTCCCCGGGATCGCGCCGGAGCACGACGGCCGCGTGCAGACCGGCCGGCTGAACGGCTTTCCCGCCGCCCCCGTGGTGGTGCGCCCCGCGGAGCAGGGGCTGGTGCTGGCCGACTGGGCCGGCGAGAACCGCCCCTGGCTGGAGCGCATGATACACCAGGCCGGCGCCATCCTCCTCCGCGGCTTCGGCGTGGAAGACGTGGACGAGTTCCAGCGCTTCATGCTCTCCGCGTCCGGCGAGCTCCTCCCCTACACCTATCGCTCCTCGCCACGGACCCAGGTGAAGGGCAATGTCTTCACCTCCACCGAATACCCCGCGGACCAGCGCATCCCGTTCCACACGGAGATGTCCTACACCAGCACCTGGCCGATGAAGATCGGCTTCCTCTCGCTGATCGTGGCGGAGACCGGCGGGGAGACCCCCATCGCCGACAGCCGCCGCGTGTACGACCGGATCCCGGCGGAGATCCGGGACCGCTTCGAGCGGCTGGGCGTGATGTACGTGCGCAACTACACCCCGTGGATGGATCTCCCTTGGCAGAGCGTCTTCCAGGCCGAGACGCGCGAGGAGGTGGACGAGTTCTGCCGCGCGGCGGGGATCGAAGCCGAGTGGGTCGATGACGACCACCTGCGCACCCGCCAGGTATGTCAGGGGGTGGCCGCGCACCCCACCACCGGCGAGAAGGTGTGGATGAACCAGGCGCACCTGTTCCACGTCTCCAACCTCGACCCGGAGATGGTGGAGGTCATGGTGGAGGAGTTCGGGGAGGAGAACCTCCCCCGCAACACCTACTACGGCGACGGCTCGCCGATCGCCCCCGAGGTGTTCGCCGCCATCCGCGCGGCCTACGACGCCGAGGCACTAGTCTTCCCCTGGGAGAAGGGCGACGTGCTGCTGCTGGACAACATGCTGATGGCGCACGCGCGCTCCCCCTTTACCGGGGAGCGCAGGGTGGTGGTGGGAATGGCCGAGCCCCACGACTCCGGCTGGAGCCAGGGCTGA